A part of uncultured Treponema sp. genomic DNA contains:
- the cysK gene encoding cysteine synthase A → MADIKESVVELIGNTPILKLNNYSKASGIENATLLAKLEYLNPAGSVKDRIALAMIEDAEKKGILKPGASIIEPTSGNTGIGLAAVAAAKGYKAILTLPETMSVERRNLLKAYGAELVLTEGAKGMKGAIAKAEELQKSIPGSVILGQFVNPANPKAHRETTGPEIWSQTDGKVDIFVAGVGTGGTVSGVGEFLKSKNPAVKVVAVEPASSPVLSKGTAGSHKIQGIGAGFVPETLDTKIYDEIIAIENDDAFAEGKAFARSEGILVGISSGAALKAAKILAQRPENKGKVIVALLPDSGDRYLSTPLFAD, encoded by the coding sequence ATGGCAGACATTAAGGAAAGCGTAGTAGAACTGATTGGAAACACACCGATTCTAAAGCTCAACAATTACTCAAAGGCTAGCGGCATTGAAAACGCAACCTTGCTTGCAAAACTGGAATATCTGAATCCGGCCGGAAGCGTAAAAGACAGAATCGCGCTTGCAATGATTGAAGATGCAGAAAAAAAAGGCATTTTAAAGCCCGGAGCTTCTATAATTGAACCTACTTCTGGAAACACAGGAATCGGACTTGCTGCTGTTGCCGCTGCAAAAGGCTACAAAGCAATTTTGACTCTACCAGAGACAATGAGCGTTGAACGCCGCAATCTTTTAAAGGCTTACGGTGCGGAGCTTGTTCTTACAGAAGGCGCAAAAGGAATGAAAGGCGCGATTGCAAAGGCGGAAGAGCTTCAAAAGTCAATTCCCGGCTCTGTTATTCTCGGTCAGTTTGTAAATCCGGCTAACCCTAAAGCCCACCGCGAAACTACAGGTCCTGAAATCTGGAGTCAGACAGACGGAAAAGTTGACATTTTTGTTGCTGGCGTAGGCACTGGCGGAACAGTTTCCGGCGTAGGAGAGTTCTTAAAGTCAAAGAATCCGGCTGTAAAAGTTGTTGCCGTTGAGCCTGCTTCAAGCCCGGTTCTTTCAAAAGGAACTGCCGGCTCTCATAAAATTCAGGGAATCGGCGCAGGATTTGTTCCAGAAACGCTCGACACAAAGATTTACGATGAAATTATTGCCATAGAAAATGACGATGCTTTTGCTGAAGGAAAGGCTTTTGCGCGTTCAGAAGGAATTCTTGTTGGAATTTCAAGTGGAGCGGCTTTAAAGGCTGCAAAAATTCTTGCCCAGCGTCCAGAAAACAAAGGAAAAGTTATTGTGGCTCTTCTTCCAGACTCTGGAGACCGCTACCTTTCAACTCCGTTGTTTGCAGACTAA
- the lepB gene encoding signal peptidase I: MKNFSLIIKLNLICAAIFSVLCLYMHLDISAVAFPISAGFTVLLYFASYVELVKNKSVRHLNSVRRVFQYEPFVFITAFVIQRSGKFGFSAAFDFLCAFAWIVILVLALLAQYFLAEKRIASLDSGWAEFLKANPYKKPKGIKRVAVEILEWIDALFQAVFTIMLLNIFIFQLYEIPSESMVPTFLVKDRVVVFKSLAGPKFPLSNAGFPYLQKYKRGDIVVFRNPHYGSDRENEVKTFFSQFIYMCSLTLLKTNTDEHGEIKADPLVKRVTAVPGEQIYMLDGALYSRTKDNQEFKPVVQDSSWAAWNLNPLSSKIKSKIQAIPLSEAQAESTLKIEEQRRTLDLNSAKAECEKLSKEFARYARPKENSGKSIEEIFSARDLFVYNLFSNINNETISLLTVKGGSDWVDSFLNSWHRENNISLQMVGSDAYAESSFRLNVMAKLLFGRILVRNASLLASEIPVSKWQSDSVRMEYLKAAQELCLYILEMDLRNLPVFPANDANGNAQYIPENCYFMMGDNRYNSLDMRHSYEQTLVSVSKMDSMSVTYYTSLSPQYVNRSRMLGKACFRFWPLNRVGIPKSGLTD; the protein is encoded by the coding sequence ATGAAAAATTTTTCGTTGATTATAAAACTGAATTTAATTTGTGCGGCAATTTTTTCTGTTCTATGTCTTTATATGCATTTGGACATTTCCGCCGTGGCTTTTCCTATTTCCGCAGGATTTACTGTTCTTCTTTATTTTGCTTCATACGTTGAGCTTGTAAAAAATAAATCAGTGCGCCACTTGAATTCTGTGCGCCGTGTTTTTCAGTACGAGCCTTTTGTTTTTATAACAGCTTTTGTTATTCAGCGTTCTGGAAAATTTGGATTTTCTGCTGCCTTTGATTTTTTGTGTGCTTTTGCTTGGATTGTGATTCTTGTTCTTGCACTTTTGGCGCAGTATTTTCTTGCTGAAAAACGGATTGCGTCTCTTGATTCCGGCTGGGCTGAATTTTTAAAGGCGAATCCTTACAAAAAGCCAAAGGGAATAAAGCGTGTTGCTGTTGAAATTCTTGAATGGATTGACGCGCTTTTCCAGGCTGTCTTTACAATCATGCTTTTGAATATTTTTATTTTTCAGCTTTACGAAATTCCGTCAGAAAGCATGGTTCCGACTTTCCTTGTAAAAGACAGGGTTGTTGTTTTTAAATCTCTTGCCGGTCCGAAGTTTCCGCTTAGCAATGCAGGTTTCCCTTATCTTCAAAAATATAAAAGAGGCGACATTGTTGTTTTTAGAAATCCGCATTACGGAAGCGACCGCGAAAATGAAGTGAAAACTTTTTTCAGCCAGTTTATTTATATGTGCAGCCTTACACTTTTAAAGACGAACACTGACGAGCATGGCGAAATAAAAGCCGACCCTCTTGTAAAGCGTGTAACCGCAGTTCCGGGCGAACAAATTTATATGCTTGATGGAGCTCTTTATTCGCGTACAAAAGATAATCAGGAATTTAAGCCTGTAGTGCAGGATTCTTCTTGGGCTGCTTGGAATTTGAATCCGCTTTCTTCAAAGATAAAATCAAAAATTCAGGCAATTCCTCTCTCCGAAGCTCAGGCTGAATCGACTTTGAAGATTGAAGAGCAGCGCAGAACTCTTGACTTGAACAGCGCAAAAGCTGAATGCGAAAAACTTTCCAAGGAATTTGCTCGTTATGCGCGTCCAAAAGAAAATTCGGGCAAATCTATTGAAGAGATTTTTTCAGCTCGGGACTTGTTTGTCTACAATTTGTTTTCAAATATAAATAACGAAACGATTTCGCTTTTGACTGTAAAAGGCGGCTCCGATTGGGTTGACTCGTTCCTGAACAGCTGGCACCGTGAAAATAATATTTCTTTGCAAATGGTTGGAAGCGATGCGTATGCGGAATCAAGTTTCAGACTCAATGTAATGGCAAAGCTTTTATTCGGCAGGATTCTTGTAAGAAATGCAAGCCTCCTGGCTTCTGAAATTCCAGTTTCAAAATGGCAGTCTGATTCTGTGCGAATGGAATATCTTAAGGCGGCTCAAGAACTTTGCCTTTACATTCTTGAAATGGATTTAAGAAATCTTCCTGTTTTCCCTGCAAATGATGCGAATGGAAACGCTCAGTACATTCCTGAAAACTGCTATTTTATGATGGGAGACAACCGCTACAATTCTCTTGATATGCGCCATAGCTACGAGCAGACTTTAGTTTCAGTTTCGAAAATGGATTCAATGTCTGTAACTTACTATACAAGCCTCTCTCCTCAATATGTAAACAGAAGCCGTATGCTTGGAAAAGCTTGCTTTAGATTCTGGCCGTTGAACCGTGTTGGAATTCCCAAAAGTGGTTTGACTGACTAA
- a CDS encoding MATE family efflux transporter, whose protein sequence is MNKQFYKDSLKMLLPVILQNIFAAMMSSVDVIMLNSVGQDAIAAGSLATQYSGLVFMFYSGISSGSILLAAQYFGKKDFKALEAIEGIALKCSLAVAIAFSVGASLFPEKLMRVYTPDSVLIAEGSEYLRIIWVFYLLWAVSNVYFSMLRSAGRVSIATFFNGVGFFLNIILNAVFIFGFFGIEKMGIRGVALATCISQAVCVAGCFIVSARSKDIKLKFSYMFIRSRSLAKDFFKMSLPALLNDVSWGAAFSVYVAIMGRLGSDVVAANSIVCVVRNFATVFCYAVAAVGGIIVGNLIGADKIDEAEKGAKEFLKITVIAGVLGGLLVFASIPFVLKYASLSTLAMHYLKQMLFINVYYIMGTAVNTTLIAGIFRAGGCTKFGLICDTIDMWGYGVVAGILTAFVFKLPVVWVYFFMCLDEFVKWPWVFSFYKSKKWLKNITRAEY, encoded by the coding sequence ATGAACAAACAGTTTTACAAAGATTCGCTTAAAATGCTGCTTCCGGTTATCCTTCAAAATATATTTGCCGCGATGATGAGTTCCGTGGATGTTATCATGCTGAACAGTGTAGGGCAGGACGCTATTGCGGCAGGCTCGCTTGCAACCCAATATTCAGGACTTGTCTTTATGTTTTATTCCGGCATAAGTTCCGGCTCTATTCTTCTTGCGGCTCAGTATTTTGGAAAAAAGGATTTTAAGGCTCTTGAGGCAATTGAAGGAATTGCGCTTAAATGTTCTCTTGCAGTTGCCATTGCTTTTTCTGTTGGAGCGTCCTTGTTCCCGGAAAAACTTATGCGTGTTTATACGCCAGACTCGGTTTTGATTGCGGAAGGCTCGGAATATCTTCGCATAATCTGGGTGTTTTATCTTTTGTGGGCGGTTTCTAACGTTTATTTTTCCATGCTTAGGAGCGCGGGTCGTGTTTCGATTGCGACTTTCTTTAACGGCGTGGGATTTTTCCTGAACATCATTCTTAATGCGGTTTTTATCTTCGGATTTTTCGGAATTGAAAAAATGGGAATCCGCGGAGTTGCTCTCGCCACTTGCATTTCTCAGGCTGTTTGCGTTGCAGGCTGCTTTATTGTTTCAGCTAGAAGCAAGGACATAAAGCTTAAGTTTTCCTATATGTTTATAAGAAGTCGCTCTCTTGCCAAGGATTTTTTCAAGATGTCTTTGCCTGCTTTGCTGAATGATGTTTCCTGGGGAGCCGCGTTTTCTGTATACGTTGCGATTATGGGACGGCTTGGCTCTGATGTTGTTGCGGCGAATTCAATTGTGTGCGTTGTGCGTAATTTTGCCACTGTGTTCTGCTATGCGGTTGCTGCGGTCGGCGGAATTATTGTTGGAAACTTGATTGGCGCGGACAAGATTGACGAGGCGGAAAAAGGCGCAAAGGAATTTCTTAAGATTACGGTTATCGCAGGCGTTTTAGGCGGACTTTTGGTGTTCGCTTCAATTCCGTTTGTTCTAAAGTACGCTTCGCTTTCAACTTTGGCAATGCACTATTTAAAGCAGATGCTTTTTATAAATGTCTACTATATTATGGGAACTGCTGTTAATACAACGCTCATTGCAGGAATTTTCCGTGCGGGCGGATGCACAAAATTCGGTCTTATCTGCGACACAATTGATATGTGGGGCTACGGAGTTGTTGCCGGAATTCTTACAGCTTTTGTGTTCAAGCTTCCTGTTGTCTGGGTTTACTTTTTTATGTGCCTGGACGAATTTGTAAAATGGCCTTGGGTGTTCTCATTCTATAAAAGCAAGAAGTGGCTAAAGAACATTACAAGAGCCGAATATTAG
- a CDS encoding Rrf2 family transcriptional regulator has protein sequence MLISTRGRYALRVIIELCSHGKGEFVPLNIIAENQDVSLKYLESIVALLVKAGFVEGLRGKKGGYRLTKDADEYSVGEILKLTEGTLAPVTCLEENAEACPRSAECKTLPMWEKLDTIISNYLYSVKISDLLKPESVSDWVI, from the coding sequence ATGCTGATTTCAACAAGAGGGCGTTATGCGCTTCGTGTTATAATAGAGCTTTGTTCGCACGGAAAAGGCGAGTTTGTTCCATTAAATATCATTGCTGAAAATCAGGATGTGTCGCTAAAATACCTTGAAAGCATTGTGGCTCTTTTGGTTAAGGCGGGCTTTGTTGAAGGCTTGCGCGGAAAAAAAGGCGGCTACAGACTTACAAAAGACGCTGACGAATATTCCGTTGGAGAAATCCTAAAGCTCACGGAAGGAACTTTAGCCCCTGTAACCTGCCTTGAAGAAAATGCGGAAGCTTGTCCTCGTTCTGCTGAATGCAAGACGCTCCCCATGTGGGAAAAACTAGACACTATAATTTCAAACTATCTATACAGCGTAAAAATTTCCGACCTTCTAAAGCCTGAAAGTGTAAGCGACTGGGTAATATAA
- the uvrA gene encoding excinuclease ABC subunit UvrA: MNAFNDDKIVIQGAREHNLKNISVEIPRNKLVAISGLSGSGKSSLAFDTLFAEGQRRYMESLSSYARQFLGRMDKPDVDLITGLSPAISIEQKTTHKNPRSTVGTVTEIYDYYRLLYARIGKAHCPNCGREIKEQSVDQIIETILSWSQGTKLTILSPVIRGKKGEHQKVIDDAKKSGFARARIDGLMVELEDSIKLDKQKKHTIEIVVDRIVLKPEIRKRLADSVETALQSSNGVIIVLRRVNKTDEAYETVVHELSAKGKSVDSAADFIEEEVFFSQKNACPDCGISIPELQPRMFSFNNPFGACPDCTGLGEKMEYDKNLIAPDSSLSFNEYGIQAYNPESSWNHAMFEAVANEAGFTLETPLKDLTKKQSDFLWNGDAQKNIKWVYKKQSGEGTSSYNRPWLGIFGDLRRRYNEAWGENARESLEKFMSHKECASCHGKRLRPESLGVTVGGKNIWDLTEFSVTETIDFFEKLELSETEKKISAQILKEIKSRLSFLKNVGLEYLTLQRSAATLSGGEAQRIRLSTQIGSGLTGVMYILDEPSIGLHQRDNQRLIDSLLYLRNLGNTVIVVEHDEQTLLTADYLVDIGPGAGVHGGKIMAAGTPQEVMKIPESLTGQYLAGKIRMEIPKQRRTGNGNFIKIQNVTEHNLKNVSVEIPLGTFTCITGVSGSGKSTLLNDVLFPAISNKIMKSELPVGSYKKISGLENIDKVISIDQSPIGRTPRSNPVTYIGVFDKIRELYASIPEAKAKGYKSGRFSFNVKGGRCEACQGAGTLTIEMNFLPDVFIPCDVCHGKRFNQETLDILYKGKSISDVLDMTIEEAADFFAGIPHIARKLETLKSVGLGYIQLGQNALTLSGGEAQRVKLASELSRPSTGKTLYILDEPTTGLHFVDIKQLMSVIQKLVDKGNSVVMIEHNLDVICQADYLIDLGPEGGSGGGSVIATGTPEEVAKSKESYTGKYVSQLLEREKERDRLL; the protein is encoded by the coding sequence ATGAACGCATTCAACGATGACAAAATTGTAATTCAAGGTGCGCGCGAGCATAACTTAAAGAATATCAGTGTTGAAATTCCGCGCAATAAACTTGTTGCCATAAGCGGACTTTCTGGCAGCGGAAAATCATCACTTGCATTTGACACTCTTTTTGCTGAAGGTCAGCGCAGATATATGGAAAGCCTTTCTTCTTATGCAAGGCAGTTTCTTGGAAGAATGGACAAGCCGGATGTAGATTTGATTACGGGGCTTTCTCCTGCGATTTCAATTGAGCAAAAGACAACTCACAAAAATCCGCGTTCAACTGTGGGAACTGTAACTGAAATTTACGATTATTACCGGCTTTTGTATGCAAGAATCGGAAAAGCCCACTGTCCGAATTGCGGCAGGGAAATCAAGGAGCAGTCGGTTGACCAGATTATAGAAACAATTCTTTCTTGGTCGCAGGGAACTAAGCTTACAATTCTTTCTCCTGTTATCCGCGGAAAAAAAGGCGAGCATCAGAAAGTGATTGACGACGCAAAAAAATCCGGCTTTGCGCGCGCCAGAATTGACGGTCTTATGGTGGAGCTTGAGGATTCCATAAAACTTGACAAGCAGAAAAAGCACACAATTGAAATCGTTGTTGACCGCATAGTTTTAAAGCCTGAAATTAGAAAGCGTCTTGCCGATTCAGTTGAAACCGCGCTTCAAAGTTCAAACGGCGTTATAATTGTTTTGCGCCGCGTTAATAAAACCGACGAAGCTTATGAAACTGTTGTGCATGAACTTTCTGCAAAAGGAAAATCAGTTGATTCCGCCGCGGATTTTATAGAAGAGGAAGTTTTCTTTTCGCAGAAAAATGCTTGCCCGGACTGCGGAATTTCCATTCCAGAGCTTCAGCCTAGAATGTTCTCTTTTAACAATCCGTTTGGAGCCTGCCCGGACTGCACTGGTCTTGGCGAAAAAATGGAATACGACAAAAATTTGATTGCGCCGGATTCTTCCCTTTCATTCAATGAGTACGGAATTCAGGCTTACAACCCGGAAAGTTCCTGGAACCATGCGATGTTCGAGGCTGTTGCAAATGAAGCGGGCTTTACTCTTGAAACTCCGCTCAAAGACCTTACAAAAAAACAAAGTGATTTTTTGTGGAACGGAGATGCGCAGAAAAACATAAAGTGGGTTTACAAAAAGCAAAGCGGCGAGGGAACAAGTTCTTACAACCGTCCGTGGCTTGGAATCTTTGGTGATTTGCGCCGCCGCTACAATGAAGCTTGGGGAGAAAACGCAAGGGAATCTCTTGAAAAATTCATGTCGCATAAAGAGTGCGCATCCTGCCACGGAAAACGTCTTCGCCCGGAATCTCTTGGCGTTACTGTCGGCGGAAAAAATATCTGGGACTTGACCGAATTTTCTGTTACAGAAACCATAGACTTCTTTGAAAAATTAGAGCTTTCGGAAACAGAAAAAAAGATTTCCGCGCAAATTTTAAAGGAAATAAAATCGCGTCTTTCGTTCTTGAAAAATGTTGGGCTTGAATATCTTACGCTTCAACGTTCGGCTGCAACTTTAAGCGGAGGCGAGGCGCAGCGCATAAGGCTTTCAACTCAGATTGGCTCTGGGCTTACCGGGGTTATGTATATTTTGGACGAGCCTTCAATCGGCTTGCACCAGCGGGACAATCAGCGGCTCATTGATTCTCTTTTATATCTTAGAAATCTTGGCAACACGGTAATTGTTGTTGAGCATGACGAGCAAACTTTGCTTACCGCGGATTATCTTGTTGACATTGGACCGGGTGCTGGCGTTCACGGCGGAAAAATCATGGCGGCAGGAACTCCGCAGGAAGTTATGAAAATTCCAGAAAGCCTCACAGGTCAGTATCTTGCTGGAAAAATCAGAATGGAAATTCCAAAGCAAAGAAGAACTGGAAACGGAAACTTTATAAAAATTCAAAATGTTACAGAGCACAACTTGAAAAATGTGAGTGTTGAAATTCCGCTTGGAACTTTTACTTGCATAACTGGAGTTTCTGGCAGCGGAAAATCAACTTTGCTGAATGATGTTTTGTTTCCTGCAATCAGCAATAAAATTATGAAAAGCGAGCTTCCTGTTGGTTCTTACAAAAAAATTTCAGGCTTGGAAAATATCGACAAAGTAATCAGCATAGACCAAAGCCCGATTGGAAGAACTCCGCGGAGCAATCCTGTAACTTACATCGGCGTGTTCGACAAAATCCGCGAGCTTTACGCAAGCATTCCAGAAGCAAAGGCAAAAGGCTACAAGAGCGGACGTTTTTCTTTCAATGTAAAAGGCGGAAGATGCGAGGCTTGCCAAGGCGCCGGAACTTTGACAATCGAAATGAATTTTCTTCCTGACGTTTTTATTCCATGCGATGTCTGCCACGGAAAAAGATTCAATCAGGAAACTTTGGACATTCTTTACAAGGGAAAATCCATAAGCGATGTTCTTGACATGACAATTGAAGAAGCCGCTGATTTCTTTGCTGGAATTCCGCATATTGCAAGAAAACTTGAAACTTTAAAAAGCGTGGGGCTTGGATATATTCAGCTTGGGCAAAACGCACTTACTTTGAGCGGAGGTGAAGCTCAGCGTGTAAAGCTTGCATCTGAACTTTCGCGCCCTTCAACTGGAAAAACTTTGTACATTTTGGATGAGCCGACCACGGGACTTCACTTTGTTGACATAAAGCAGCTTATGAGCGTTATTCAAAAACTTGTTGACAAAGGAAATTCTGTTGTGATGATTGAGCATAATCTTGACGTTATTTGCCAGGCGGATTATTTGATTGACCTTGGTCCTGAAGGCGGAAGCGGAGGCGGTTCTGTTATTGCGACGGGAACTCCAGAAGAAGTTGCAAAGTCAAAAGAAAGCTACACAGGAAAATATGTTTCCCAGCTTCTTGAACGTGAAAAAGAAAGAGACAGGCTTTTGTAA
- a CDS encoding DUF4105 domain-containing protein yields MFLLAASFFLPVFADEDSPAKNTADAVDFSGKLEAISKLAPTDPAPGYEKKAQEVVDKAFSLELYKAPYWKTLLHYKPSLFHRNKSLVDDPMFFCAKKGKTNPKAELEATIKAFFSPAPGKDERHAIERFPGRFKWICDELNLSKEDFPYDGDAYYQAVVQKVNPGDVYLIFPAGFLKNPASVFGHTFLLVESKGQSRLLANSINYGAVTNVSGGVVYAFLGLVGGFRGYFAFGPYYEKIKEYANMDMRDMWEYRLNFSEEEKERMLRHVFDLSGIYSNYFFVSENCSYNLLFLVEAAKPETNITNVLSGVVEPIETVKTICEMGLTDKAEYRPSVYSKLEFQKTQLTHKQNKYVKDVCRGKKTTQDFPFSDLPKEKQAEIWEQASDYLTSLLNSGKISSDEYRPRFVAVLSERRKLGKIESSTKITEPPHPEKAHGSKKIAIHGGKDIEGAYTGLEFRLTAHEQLESPAGYASNSELVFGEIDLRVHPQETDFYLKKALIASVISLPVSDLYFFNRAINIVMGVDSNPNEEKEEDLAFRLKSMFGTSIKPASWIQPYFLAGFDLYFSPKYERDHLYADPLLGAELGFITTAGIWKNKIAASALQSPFDKDHLRIQASVNEGLNLAQNISLKGGYSFNMDWGEHWHEFTVSFNAYF; encoded by the coding sequence TTGTTTTTACTTGCAGCTTCATTTTTCCTGCCAGTATTTGCAGATGAAGACAGCCCCGCAAAAAACACTGCGGACGCTGTAGACTTTTCAGGAAAACTAGAAGCAATTTCAAAGCTTGCTCCAACCGATCCAGCTCCCGGCTACGAAAAAAAAGCGCAGGAAGTTGTAGACAAGGCATTTTCTTTGGAGCTTTACAAAGCACCTTACTGGAAAACACTTTTGCATTACAAGCCTTCTCTTTTTCACAGAAATAAAAGCCTTGTGGATGACCCGATGTTTTTTTGCGCAAAAAAAGGCAAGACAAATCCAAAGGCGGAGCTTGAAGCCACGATAAAAGCGTTTTTCTCGCCTGCCCCGGGCAAAGACGAGCGGCACGCAATAGAGCGTTTCCCAGGCAGATTCAAATGGATTTGCGACGAGCTGAATCTTTCAAAAGAAGATTTTCCTTACGACGGCGACGCGTATTATCAGGCAGTTGTGCAAAAAGTAAATCCCGGAGATGTTTACCTTATATTTCCGGCAGGCTTTCTTAAAAATCCAGCTTCAGTATTCGGACACACATTTCTTCTTGTAGAATCAAAAGGACAGTCACGCCTTCTTGCCAATTCCATAAACTATGGAGCTGTAACAAATGTAAGCGGCGGTGTAGTATATGCATTTCTTGGTCTTGTAGGTGGATTCCGCGGATATTTTGCATTTGGACCTTACTATGAAAAAATCAAGGAATATGCCAACATGGACATGCGCGATATGTGGGAATACCGCCTGAATTTTTCAGAAGAAGAAAAAGAAAGAATGCTGCGCCATGTTTTTGACCTTTCTGGAATATACTCAAACTATTTCTTTGTAAGCGAAAACTGCTCGTACAACCTGCTGTTTCTTGTTGAGGCGGCAAAACCAGAAACGAATATTACAAACGTTCTAAGCGGCGTTGTAGAGCCAATCGAAACTGTAAAAACCATCTGCGAAATGGGACTTACAGACAAGGCTGAATACAGACCTTCCGTGTACTCAAAGCTAGAATTCCAAAAAACACAGCTTACACACAAGCAGAATAAATATGTAAAAGATGTTTGCCGCGGAAAAAAGACAACACAGGATTTTCCGTTCAGCGATTTGCCAAAGGAAAAACAGGCGGAAATTTGGGAGCAAGCATCTGATTATCTTACTTCACTTTTAAATAGCGGAAAAATTTCATCGGATGAATATAGACCTCGTTTTGTTGCAGTTCTTTCGGAGCGTAGAAAACTCGGCAAGATAGAATCCAGCACAAAAATAACAGAACCTCCTCATCCAGAAAAAGCGCACGGCTCTAAAAAGATTGCCATTCACGGCGGAAAAGATATAGAAGGCGCGTACACTGGCTTAGAATTCCGTCTTACAGCCCACGAGCAGCTTGAAAGCCCGGCAGGATACGCTTCAAACTCTGAACTTGTGTTCGGCGAAATTGATTTAAGAGTGCATCCGCAGGAAACCGACTTCTACTTAAAGAAAGCACTGATTGCCTCGGTAATCTCTCTACCGGTTTCTGATTTGTACTTTTTTAATAGAGCGATAAACATTGTAATGGGGGTTGACTCGAACCCGAACGAGGAAAAGGAAGAAGATTTGGCTTTCAGGCTAAAATCGATGTTCGGAACAAGCATAAAGCCGGCTTCTTGGATTCAGCCGTATTTTCTTGCAGGATTCGACCTTTATTTTTCTCCGAAATACGAGCGCGACCATCTTTATGCTGATCCGCTTCTTGGCGCGGAGCTTGGATTTATCACAACGGCAGGAATCTGGAAGAATAAGATTGCGGCAAGCGCGCTTCAGTCTCCGTTTGACAAAGACCATTTAAGAATTCAGGCAAGCGTAAACGAAGGTTTAAATCTTGCCCAGAACATTTCGCTCAAAGGCGGCTACTCTTTCAACATGGACTGGGGCGAGCATTGGCACGAGTTCACGGTTTCATTTAACGCGTACTTTTAG
- a CDS encoding helix-turn-helix transcriptional regulator — MGNIVLHLDRVMVERKISLNELAEKVGITNVNLSKIKNNRVTAVRFSTLEALCRILHCQPGDILKYEE, encoded by the coding sequence ATGGGAAATATTGTGTTGCATCTTGACCGCGTAATGGTTGAGCGCAAGATTTCATTGAATGAGCTTGCTGAAAAAGTCGGAATTACAAACGTTAACCTTTCCAAGATAAAAAACAACAGAGTAACGGCAGTGCGTTTTTCCACACTTGAAGCCTTGTGCCGCATACTTCATTGCCAGCCCGGAGACATTTTAAAATACGAGGAATAG
- a CDS encoding DUF3015 family protein, with product MFKGKLAAAVAVVSLALASSAFATKVGPGLGYVILGNQSGPAMDLLAATTNGFCFSQGFAITFGTSGYDGGLLGMEETDKFITDNMDALATDIAMGEGEYVDTLSAMLNVSDSVAFKAALQANFDNIFSSSDVSAAEVSGKIYSLVG from the coding sequence ATGTTTAAGGGTAAATTGGCTGCTGCAGTAGCTGTTGTATCATTGGCACTTGCTTCTAGCGCATTTGCAACAAAAGTTGGACCTGGTCTTGGTTATGTTATTCTTGGTAACCAGAGCGGACCTGCTATGGACTTGCTTGCTGCTACAACAAACGGATTCTGTTTCTCACAGGGATTCGCTATTACATTCGGAACATCTGGATACGATGGCGGACTCCTCGGAATGGAAGAGACAGACAAGTTCATCACAGACAACATGGATGCACTTGCAACAGACATCGCTATGGGCGAAGGCGAATATGTTGACACACTCTCTGCAATGCTCAACGTTTCTGACAGCGTAGCTTTCAAAGCTGCTCTTCAGGCAAACTTTGACAACATTTTCTCTTCTTCAGACGTATCTGCAGCTGAAGTAAGCGGAAAGATTTACTCACTTGTTGGCTAA
- a CDS encoding SGNH/GDSL hydrolase family protein has product MENGINTVSVYGDSILKGAVTGTGSGHLFDITKNDSLSLAAAKLGFKLNNQSVFGNIITKSYKRFLRDVERNALGDLAIIESGGNDCDYDWAQICSGENTNPRVGIDEFIATIDTMVSTCRQNGTTPLIMTMPPLVPDRWLLHICRGYDEQKVKEFVNSDIMTLYQNHETYNAHLVKYSFQNNVQIVDMRLAFLESKKDKELMCQDGIHPNEDGYKFMAEIWEKELPKVKNEFPK; this is encoded by the coding sequence ATGGAAAACGGAATTAACACAGTCTCTGTATATGGAGATTCAATTTTAAAGGGCGCGGTTACAGGAACAGGAAGCGGACACCTTTTTGACATAACAAAGAATGACAGCCTTTCACTTGCAGCCGCAAAATTAGGATTCAAGCTGAACAACCAGAGCGTATTCGGAAACATAATCACCAAAAGCTACAAACGTTTTTTGCGCGATGTTGAGCGGAATGCGCTTGGCGACCTTGCAATAATAGAATCCGGCGGAAACGACTGCGACTATGACTGGGCGCAAATATGCTCCGGGGAAAACACAAATCCGCGTGTTGGCATAGATGAATTCATTGCAACAATAGACACAATGGTAAGCACTTGCCGACAAAACGGAACAACGCCGCTCATTATGACAATGCCGCCTCTTGTTCCAGACAGATGGCTTTTGCATATTTGCCGCGGATACGACGAGCAAAAAGTAAAGGAGTTTGTAAACTCTGACATTATGACGCTGTACCAGAATCACGAAACGTACAATGCGCATCTTGTAAAATACAGTTTTCAAAACAATGTTCAGATTGTGGACATGAGGCTTGCGTTTCTTGAGTCCAAAAAAGACAAGGAGCTTATGTGCCAAGACGGAATCCACCCGAACGAAGACGGCTACAAGTTCATGGCGGAAATCTGGGAAAAAGAGCTTCCAAAAGTCAAAAACGAGTTTCCAAAATAG